CCAGAGTTTCCTGTGATTATGATCCAACTAACGACAGCAGTACCTTTACACCCAACCAAGGATACTTCATAAACAAGGTTACCAAGCGTGAGGCTGTTCTTTGGGATGCTAAGGACTATGGCAACCAGTACGGCTCCCAAGTATTTGTAGGAAAAGGTGAGATGGGCAATAGAGTATTCAGGGTGTATTTTCCATCGCCATTGCAAACTCGACAGTTCGAACCACCTAAACCTATACAGCCTGAAACTACCAAACCCAAGCTAGTAACTCTTGacataaaaaacaagaagagcACAGAGGAAATTGACTACGAGTACGACGAGAAGCATCGCACTCACACCTTCACACCTAACAAAGGATATTTAATACACGACGTTACAAGGAAGGGTAAGGTGATGTGGGAGTGTGAAAAGGGAGTTTACCCAGAAATGGTACTCATATTACCCaatgaagaaggagagcCAGTGTTGAGATTCAAATTTCCTAAAATTGAGGATACACCAGACGAAACGTTCGAAACAGATCACAGACTGGTGGATCTGAACGTGGCAGGGAATGAACCATCTCATGTTTACGAGATAATAATCGATTATAACATTGATATAAGTTCTGTCGGATACCTTTACATCGCTAAAAGCgtctttaaatttaagtcGGTGGGAGAGGGTTCACATCTGGTATGGAAGGCAAAGAATGAAAGCGAATGCGCCAAaagtgtattatatattcGTTCTTTAATTggaataaatagtaaagtagaaatattattttttgatggAACCGTTAAATTCTTCTATCAAGCGCCCTCATCAATTATGGGCAATCCATGGAGAGAAAATCCTTATGATTTTAAGGACAGAAAATTAGAAGAAAGGCGATTGGAACTATGGTCAAGATACTATGATGATCCAACATTAAGCAGGACATAAAATTGTTTGTATAGTTCACACACCTCAGCCTGTTTAACTCTTAAAACGTTTCACACATTCAAgttcattaaatttaatgcaGTCAATTCCTTTACATGGTAAATATGCCCATATTTATAGCTAATATTTAAGAAAATGTAAGCTTGAGGATTATCAACTATTTAAAGATTCCTATcttaaattaatatcaaAATACAATTCAACCTAACAAATATGTTATACAACTAATTTCTATGATTTAGCAGGAGACGGAACCAATTTATTACACAAAGAAGTGTAATAAATCAGTCGGTCCTCCCAACATAAGATTCCACATATAAATCGTTGTCCATGTATGGTGATAAATAAAGTGTATTTAAACTTGCTGGATTAAAACCATATTAATATTTCAGATCTATGGTACATTAAAGCTCAAAAAGTGTTgtaaaatcaattttaaattcaaataaGTCTTACAAGTGTGTTAAAACTTTGAGTCTATGCTACAACAGTGTATTAGGTtcgaatttaaaattttttcaaGCTTTAAAACACTATGGTACAGTCGTGTCACGATATAAAAGCCCGATGGAGCGCTAAGTCAACCACCTGATGAGGCTGAGGCACTTGTGAACGAAG
The sequence above is a segment of the Theileria orientalis strain Shintoku DNA, chromosome 3, complete genome genome. Coding sequences within it:
- a CDS encoding uncharacterized protein (protein of unknown function DUF529 repeat containing protein), whose amino-acid sequence is MDLCISILLFTILSIQNEINFASCREFTILDRRNTHIDITHHRLVTVDIKNCSTNSRVSCDYDPTNDSSTFTPNQGYFINKVTKREAVLWDAKDYGNQYGSQVFVGKGEMGNRVFRVYFPSPLQTRQFEPPKPIQPETTKPKLVTLDIKNKKSTEEIDYEYDEKHRTHTFTPNKGYLIHDVTRKGKVMWECEKGVYPEMVLILPNEEGEPVLRFKFPKIEDTPDETFETDHRLVDLNVAGNEPSHVYEIIIDYNIDISSVGYLYIAKSVFKFKSVGEGSHLVWKAKNESECAKSVLYIRSLIGINSKVEILFFDGTVKFFYQAPSSIMGNPWRENPYDFKDRKLEERRLELWSRYYDDPTLSRT